The genomic segment GCCGACCAGGGCGCCGCGGCCATGCGGCGCAGCATGGCGACCGAGAACGAGCTGGAGATCGTCCCGCGCCTGCACTTCCTGCTCGCCCCGATCCTCGCCATCGCCAAGATCGCCACGATGGTCGGGCTGTTCTTCACCGTCATCTCGATGATCAACACGTTCAACGCGATCGGCGAGCAAGCGGCCAGCGGCAAGGCGAAAGAAATTGGCGGTCATGCCTCCAAGATCGGCCTCGCGCTGTTCGCCACCGCGCTCGGCCTGTTCACCGCCATCCCGCTGGTGTTCAGCCACGTGCTGTTCAAGTCGTGGATCGCGGGCTTCGAGATCAAGGTCAAGTCCGCGTCGCACAAGCTCATCACGCTCGTCACCAACTACAAGAAGGACCCGAAGCTGCTCGACGACCGGGGCGAAGACGACGGGGACGCGGACGACGACCGCGCGCCGCGGGGCAAGCGGAAGGTCACCCGCGGGTGACGGCGGCGCGGTTCACCCTACTCCTGAATGGAGCCAGCCCGTATGGCCGTCAAGCCGCCGAAAGCGTTCGACGTGTGGTTCGTCGCGGCGAACACCGTTTACAAGGCCGTGCCGTACAACGTGGTCGCGGACTGGACGCAGCAGGGCCGCCTCGCGGCCGCCGATCAGGTGCGCCCGGCCGGCACCGAGGCGGCCTGGGTGCCCGTGGCCAAGCACGACCTGTTTTCGGACTACCTCCCGCGAGCGACCGCGACCCGAGCGCCGCGGCCCGCCGCGCCGCGCGCGCGCAGCTGCGATGGCGGGAACGACCGCGGAGCGGTCGACGCGACCGAGCCCGCCGCGGCTCCGGTCGAACTGCCCGACCCGGAACCGGGGCCGGCGGTCAGCCGGTTCGAGGACGACGACGAAGTGGACATGATCCCGCTCATCGACATCAGCATGGTGCTGCTGGTGTTCTTCATCATCATTCAGGCGGCGGGCGCGCTCGCACCCGTCGACGTGCCCGAGATGAAGTACGCCGGGCAGCTCCGCGACGACCCCGACGCGATCACGATCACGATCGAGAAGCTGAACGCGGAGAGCGTCTACTACTCGGTCCGGGTGGGGCCGTCGGCCGCCCTCCCGAGTCGCGACCTGCTCCCGACGCCGGAAGCGGCGATCCAGGCGCTCAACGAGGCCCTGTCCGGGGTCACCCGCCCGCCGGAGGTGCGGATCGCGTGCCGCAAGGACCTGCCGCGCGAGCGGGTGTACGAGCTACGCCGCGAACTGGAGCCGCTCCGCAAGAAGGGCATCATCAACTCCACCGTCGCCACCGTCGTCGAGGCACCGAACCAATGAGCGCCTGGCAGGTCCGCAAAGAGGGGGCGCCGGAGGTCTACACGCTGGCGTCCGAGGCCGACGTCGTGACGGCGATGCGGGACGGCCACTTCGTCCCCTTCGACGAGGTGAAAGGCCCGCGCGACGAGTTCTGGCTGCCGCTCGAAACGCACCCCGTGTTCGCGGAGGCGGCCCTCGACGTGGACCCGCCGCCGCCCGAGGTGACCGACGAGACGCACCTCGACATGAACCCGCTCATCGACGTGTGCCTCGTGCTGCTCATCTTCTTCATCCTCACCATCACCTACGCGTCGCTCGAACGCGCCGTCGATGTTCCCGAGGACTCGCCCGACGAAAAGGGGGCGAAGAAGATTGATTACCGGGAGATCAAGGACCGGGTGTTCAAGGTGATCGTGAAGATGGACGGCGAGCAGCCGGTCATCACGATCGAGGGCAAGAAGGTGCCCCTGGATCGCGTGTACGCCGAGATGGAGACGGTCATCGGTACGACCGGTCGCAAGGAGATGCTGCTGGACATCGACCGCGACGTGCCCTGGGGCGTCGAAACGGCCGTTCTCGATGCGGCGAAGGGGAACAAGGTTCACAACATCATCAACAACCAGCGCCCGCGGCGCTAAGGACCTACCCCCCGGCCCCTCACTGAAGGGAGGGGGCGGAAAGACGAAGCACCCACCCCCCAACCCCCTTCCTGAAGGGAGGGGGTGAACGCTTGCGAAGCCTCCTCTGACTCTCCCGAACCATTGGAATCTCGAGGGTCTTGCTCCCTTCTCTTCAGGGAGGGGGCCGGGGGCGAATCGGCTGAACCAGACGTGTTCTCCCCATCTTCCGCAACCAACCCATTTGCCTGCAAATTCGTTACGCGCGGAAAAATCGATTCAAGTTCCCAGACTCTCTGCGTCGATAACGAGCGATAAGCGGAAGGAACCGGCT from the Frigoriglobus tundricola genome contains:
- a CDS encoding MotA/TolQ/ExbB proton channel family protein; the protein is MKAVYDFFVNEWYFSVPLVLMSLVAGALVLWRLLLNNTANTDMDDFLPVFQQTLRKGGVKAAVNLCKDEKGLIPNRLFVAGLEAADQGAAAMRRSMATENELEIVPRLHFLLAPILAIAKIATMVGLFFTVISMINTFNAIGEQAASGKAKEIGGHASKIGLALFATALGLFTAIPLVFSHVLFKSWIAGFEIKVKSASHKLITLVTNYKKDPKLLDDRGEDDGDADDDRAPRGKRKVTRG
- a CDS encoding ExbD/TolR family protein, with amino-acid sequence MAVKPPKAFDVWFVAANTVYKAVPYNVVADWTQQGRLAAADQVRPAGTEAAWVPVAKHDLFSDYLPRATATRAPRPAAPRARSCDGGNDRGAVDATEPAAAPVELPDPEPGPAVSRFEDDDEVDMIPLIDISMVLLVFFIIIQAAGALAPVDVPEMKYAGQLRDDPDAITITIEKLNAESVYYSVRVGPSAALPSRDLLPTPEAAIQALNEALSGVTRPPEVRIACRKDLPRERVYELRRELEPLRKKGIINSTVATVVEAPNQ
- a CDS encoding ExbD/TolR family protein produces the protein MSAWQVRKEGAPEVYTLASEADVVTAMRDGHFVPFDEVKGPRDEFWLPLETHPVFAEAALDVDPPPPEVTDETHLDMNPLIDVCLVLLIFFILTITYASLERAVDVPEDSPDEKGAKKIDYREIKDRVFKVIVKMDGEQPVITIEGKKVPLDRVYAEMETVIGTTGRKEMLLDIDRDVPWGVETAVLDAAKGNKVHNIINNQRPRR